In the genome of Quercus robur chromosome 3, dhQueRobu3.1, whole genome shotgun sequence, one region contains:
- the LOC126716735 gene encoding uncharacterized protein LOC126716735: protein MDFDFQSNRVQVLLTIVGIITLSITAEKCRQLVGEEASSQSGKFTFLNCFDMGSGTVACGVKEGVKLYFYNIRAAHVEKARNIAVENALVDALSQGMAPKDAAKQAQKEGAKAAKLATRKAKRIIGPIISSGWDFFEAIYYGGTMTEGFLRGTGTLFGTYAGGFFGEQRFGRFGYLVGSQLGSWVGGRFGLMVYDVANGVHYWLQLVQTAESVLRETPAYEKFESSEDTTTYEAPPSYMSSEASEDSNAYETPAYESSESYEDSEFR, encoded by the coding sequence CTGAAAAATGTCGGCAGCTGGTTGGGGAAGAGGCTTCATCTCAAAGTGGGAAGTTTACTTTCTTGAACTGTTTCGACATGGGCTCTGGAACTGTAGCGTGTGGTGTGAAAGAGGGCGTGAAGCTGTACTTCTACAACATTAGAGCTGCTCATGTTGAAAAAGCAAGGAATATTGCAGTTGAGAATGCCTTAGTTGACGCATTGTCACAGGGGATGGCTCCTAAAGATGCAGCCAAACAAGCACAGAAAGAAGGGGCAAAGGCTGCAAAGTTGGCAACCCGGAAAGCCAAGCGCATTATAGGCCCCATTATCTCCTCTGGATGGGACTTTTTTGAAGCAATATACTATGGTGGTACCATGACAGAAGGGTTCCTCAGAGGCACTGGAACATTGTTTGGCACGTATGCTGGTGGTTTTTTTGGAGAGCAAAGGTTTGGGAGGTTTGGCTATCTTGTGGGAAGTCAATTGGGCAGTTGGGTTGGAGGTAGGTTTGGACTTATGGTATATGATGTGGCTAATGGAGTGCATTACTGGCTTCAGCTTGTTCAAACTGCAGAAAGTGTTCTTCGTGAAACACCGGCTTATGAAAAATTTGAATCTTCTGAGGATACAACTACTTATGAGGCTCCTCCTTCATATATGAGTTCTGAGGCATCTGAAGATTCCAATGCTTATGAAACTCCTGCTTATGAGAGCTCTGAATCATATGAAGATTCTGAATTTAGGTGA